In one Lolium rigidum isolate FL_2022 chromosome 3, APGP_CSIRO_Lrig_0.1, whole genome shotgun sequence genomic region, the following are encoded:
- the LOC124699397 gene encoding long chain acyl-CoA synthetase 9, chloroplastic-like yields the protein MNPYFIGFVIPFVASLLITKRKSEKKRGVSVDVGGESGYAIRNYRFEQPVETHWEGIFTLAELFEQSCKLYAHMPLHGTRKLISRETEVASDGRSFEKLHLGQYEWKSYIEAFRAVCNFSSGLVQIGHQKDERVAIFADTRAEWQIALQACFRQNITVVTIYASLGEGALCHSLNETEVTTVICGRKELKKLIDINGQLDTLKHVIYINEEGVSSEVSLAKQCTSWKVESFEEVERLGLETPVEANLPLPSDTAVIMYTSGSTGMPKGVMMSHRNVLATVSAVMTIVPALGKRDVYLAYLPLAHILELAAETIISAVGASIGYGTPLTLTDTSNKIKKGTQGDASALKPTLMTAVPAILDRVRDGVRKNVDAKGGLAKKLFDIAYSRRLAAVRGSWFGAWGLEKLMWEKLVFHKVRAILGGRIRFILSGGAPLSGDTQRFINICLGAPIGQGYGLTETCAGGTFSEYDDTSVGRVGAALSCSYIKLIDWVEGGYLTSDSPMPRGEIVIGGPNVTKGYFKNEAKTNEVYKDDERGMRWFYSGDIGRLHPDGCLEIIDRKKDIVKLQHGEYVSLGKVEATLSVSPYVDNIMVHADPSQNYCVALVVAAATELENWASKQSLTYADMSDLCQKQEAVREVLQSLTKAGKQARLEKFEIPARIKLIPEPWTPESGLVTAALKLKREVIKKGYENDLAKLYR from the exons ATGAATCCTTATTTCATCGGCTTTGTTATCCCTTTTGTGGCATCTCTGTTGATCACCAAGAGGAAGTCTGAAAAGAAAAGGGGAGTGTCAGTTGATGTGGGTGGTGAGTCTGGCTATGCCATCCGTAACTATAGATTCGAACAGCCTGTCGAAACACACTGGGAAGGGATTTTCACACTTGCGGAACTGTTTGAGCAATCTTGCAAGCTCTATGCCCATATGCCCCTGCATGGCACCAGGAAGCTCATTTCAAGGGAAACAGAGGTAGCCTCTGATGGAAGATCTTTTGAGAAGCTCCATTTGGGGCAGTATGAGTGGAAAAGTTACATTGAAGCATTCAGGGCTGTCTGCAACTTTTCGTCTGGTCTAGTGCAAATCGGGCACCAGAAGGATGAGCGTGTTGCTATCTTTGCTGATACACGAGCTGAGTGGCAGATTGCATTACAG GCATGCTTCAGACAAAATATTACCGTTGTCACCATTTATGCCTCCTTGGGGGAGGGAGCGCTTTGTCACTCACTAAATGAG ACTGAGGTAACTACGGTGATCTGCGGACGGAAAGAACTAAAAAAGCTTATTGATATAAATGGGCAACTTGATACTTTGAaacatgtcatctacataaatgaGGAAGGTGTCTCAAGTGAAGTATCCTTGGCTAAACAATGCACTAGCTGGAAAGTTGAGTCATTTGAGGAGGTAGAGAGGTTAGGACTGGAAACACCAGTGGAAGCAAATTTGCCTCTCCCATCTGATACTGCTGTGATAATGTATACAAGTGGAAGCACTGGAATGCCCAAG GGCGTCATGATGAGCCACCGCAATGTCCTGGCTACTGTATCAGCTGTTATGACTATTGTTCCTGCACTTGGTAAGAGGGATGTATACTTGGCGTACCTCCCGCTTGCACACATTCTTGAGTTGGCAGCTGAG ACGATCATATCTGCTGTTGGGGCTTCTATAGGATATGGAACACCTTTGACCCTGACTGATacatcaaataaaataaaaaaaggaacTCAAGGTGATGCTTCTGCACTGAAGCCAACACTTATGACTGCCGTACCTGCTATACTTGACCGTGTTCGTGATGGCGTGAGAAAAAAT GTAGATGCGAAGGGTGGTCTAGCAAAGAAACTATTTGATATAGCCTACAGCCGTCGGCTAGCTGCTGTCAGAGGAAGTTGGTTTGGTGCATGGGGATTAGAGAAGCTCATGTGGGAAAAGCTTGTCTTCCACAAGGTGCGTGCCATCTTGGGAGGACGGATTCGTTTTATACTTTCAGGTGGAGCGCCTCTCTCTGGAGATACTCAAAGATTTATCAATATATGCCTTGG GGCTCCTATAGGGCAAGGATATGGTCTGACTGAAACGTGTGCTGGCGGGACATTTTCTGAGTATGATGACACATCTGTTGGTCGTGTTGGTGCTGCACTGTCCTGTTCCTACATTAAG TTGATAGACTGGGTCGAAGGTGGATACTTGACAAGTGATTCACCAATGCCTCGGGGTGAAATAGTCATTGGAGGCCCAAACGTAACAAAAGGTTACTTCAAAAATGAGGCCAAAACAAATGAGGTCTACAAG GATGATGAAAGAGGCATGCGTTGGTTCTACTCTGGCGACATTGGACGTTTGCACCCAGATGGCTGCCTCGAAATCATCGACCGCAAGAAGGATATTGTTAAGCTTCAACATGGTGAATATGTATCTCTAGGAAAG GTGGAGGCAACTTTGAGTGTGAGCCCGTATGTTGACAACATCATGGTCCATGCCGACCCCTCCCAGAACTACTGTGTTGCGCTCGTTGTAGCTGCAGCCACTGAACTGGAAAACTGGGCCTCAAAACAAAGTCTCACATATGCTGATATGTCTGATTTGTGCCAGAAGCAAGAGGCTGTCAGAGAAGTTCTTCAATCGTTAACCAAG GCTGGTAAGCAAGCGCGCCTGGAGAAGTTTGAGATCCCTGCCAGAATTAAGCTGATACCAGAGCCATGGACGCCCGAGTCAGGTCTCGTCACAGCTGCCCTCAAGCTCAAGAGGGAGGTCATCAAAAAGGGTTATGAGAATGATCTTGCTAAGCTGTACAGATAG